A stretch of the Harpia harpyja isolate bHarHar1 chromosome 5, bHarHar1 primary haplotype, whole genome shotgun sequence genome encodes the following:
- the DPY19L4 gene encoding LOW QUALITY PROTEIN: probable C-mannosyltransferase DPY19L4 (The sequence of the model RefSeq protein was modified relative to this genomic sequence to represent the inferred CDS: inserted 1 base in 1 codon; deleted 1 base in 1 codon), translating to MLHLFLMLFHWPPLTQTQPIFPKADCNFIRGGGILLSCTCTAPVTAGCWHRAPVVPHDAKRSPRQVCVKAQPTTSLTRPSQLAQGFVHNHRAWTLLIMLCKGGDLPFHRGRLSAEGRWGSEREAPPGDAPRPGWAPLKGHGPSAAGLAGGGGGTSRDQHFAARGKALLKAARRGGLTGGRSFAPPERAGAGAGCRGXPAGCPRLGTPPLRSGRPPHSATTVPPEKTRDGGTDSGAAGSEGPLRSARRVMRERSRPRGRREAGGGGGRSAGGAASPRRERRGAPEAGGGRRSAMEEGAADLRQRKKQNCTESDKMAPEERNKENAKLGRSPKYMLIQRFAKLFFGCLAAVTSGMMYAVYLSTYHERKFWFSSRQELEREITFQGDSAIYYSFYKELLKAPSFERGVYELTHNNKTVSLKTINAVQQMTLYPELIASVLYQASGSEEVIEPVYFYIGIVFGLQGIYVTALFVTSWVMSGTWLAGMLTVAWFIINRTDTTRIDYSIPSRENWALPYFACQVAALTGYLKKTLNCSAEKFCYLLVSASTYTFMMMWEYSHYLLFVQAVSLFLLDSFALAQTQKVHEVYKIYLFSLFLGYLLQFENSALLVSPLLSLVAALMLSKCLQMNMKKGTFMSRLLKIMYIYLVLTITVTLNFLLKMFVPHKENEHLLKFIEVKLGLNTTKNFTMNWLLCQESLQAPSQDFFLRLTQSSVLPFYILVLIICLFSVTQVIFRRICGEPLKETVKLEDGRIGERPEIVYHVIHTILLGCLAMCLEGMKYLWTPYVCMLAAFGVCSPELWMTLFKWLRLKAVHPILLALILSMAVPTIIGFSLWKEFFPRIMTELSELQEFYDPDTVELMTWIKRQAPVAAVFAGSPQLMGVIKLCTGWMVSSLPLYNDDDLLKRNENIYQIYSKRSAEDIYKILTSYKANFLVIEDSICNEVGPVRGCRVKDLLDIANGHVVCEEGDSYAYSKYGRFCHEIKMNYSPYVNYFTRVYWNRSYFVYRINTVISFQS from the exons ATGCTTCATCTCTTCCTTATGCTCTTTCACTGGCCCCCCTTGACCCAAACACAGCCCATTTTCCCAAAAGCAGACTGTAACTTCATCAGGGGTGGGGGCATCCTTTTGTCCTGCACTTGTACAGCCCCTGTGACAGCGGGGTGCTGGCACCGTGCTCCGGTAGTTCCTCACGATGCAAAAAGGAGCCCAAGGCAGGTGTGCGTCAAGGCCCAACCAACCACTTCTCTCACCAGGCCCTCACAGCTGGCCCAGGGTTTTGTGCACAACCATCGAGCCTGGACTCTCCTGATAATGCTGTGCAAGGGGGGAGACCTCCCCTTCCACAGAGGGAGGCTCTCCGCAGAGGGCAGGTGGGGTTCCGAGCGAGAGGCACCCCCAGGAGATGCTCCGAGGCCTGGCTGGGCCCCTCTGAAGGGGCACGGTCCCTCTGCAGCCGGGCTGGCAGGCGGGGGCGGC GGGACCAGCAGGGACCAGCACTTCGCTGCCCGTGGGAAGGCGCTTTTGAAGGCTGCGAGGCGGGGCGGGCTGACAGGAGGTCGGAGCTTCGCGCCTCcggagcgggccggggccggggccggctgcaGGG AGCCAGCTGGCTGCCCTCGCCTCGGTACGCCGCCGCTGCGCTCCGGCCGCCCCCCCCACTCTGCTACCACAGTTCCGCCGGAGAAGACGCGCGACGGCGGGACCGACAGCGGGGCGGCAGGAAGTGAGGGGCCGCTGCGCTCCGCTCGCCGTGTTATGCGAGAGCGCTCCCGCCCCCGGGGCCGACGAgaggcaggcggcggcggcggcaggagcgcGGGCGGGGCGGCGTCGCCCCGGAGAGAGCGGCGGGGGGCCCcggaggcgggcgggggccgcAGGTCGGCGATGGAGGAAG gGGCAGCAGACCTGCGacagagaaagaagcaaaactgTACAGAATCTGACAAAATGGCTCCAgaggagagaaacaaagaaaacgcAAAGCTGGGAAGATCGCCAAAGT ATATGTTAATTCAGCGTTTTGCGAAACTTTTCTTTGGCTGTCTTGCGGCAGTCACTAGTGGAATGATGTACGCTGTGTACCTCTCAACATATCATGAACGGAAATTCTGGTTTTCCAGCAGGCAG gaactTGAACGAGAAATTACATTTCAGGGTGACAGTGCCATTTATTACTCATTCTATAAAGAACTGCTAAAGGCTCCTTCCTTTGAAAGAG gTGTTTATGAGTTGACACACAACAATAAGACAGTATCACTGAAGACAATAAATGCAGTCCAGCAAATGACTTTGTACCCAGAGTTGATTGCCAGTGTTTTATATCAAGCATCTGGTAGCGAA GAAGTTATTGAACCAGTGTATTTCTACATTGGTATAGTTTTTGGACTGCAGGGAATTTATGTGACTGCATTGTTTGTAACCAGTTGGGTTATGAGTGGGACTTGGCTGGCAGGAATGCTGACTGTAGCATGGTTCATTATTAACAG GACAGATACAACAAGAATTGATTACTCCATACCATCAAGGGAAAATTGGGCTTTGCCATATTTTGCATGTCAAGTAGCAGCTCTCacaggctatttaaaaaaaaccctaaattgtTCTGCTGAg aagTTTTGTTACCTTTTGGTGAGTGCTTCAACGTATACATTCATGATGATGTGGGAATACAGTCATTATCTCCTGTTTGTCCaggctgtttctctttttctgctaGACAGCTTTGCCCTGGCACAGACACAGAAG GTCCATGAAGTATACAAAATctacttgttttctctcttcttgggGTACCTTTTGCAGTTTGAAAATTCAGCCTTACTAGTGTCACCATTACTGAGTCTTGTAGCAGCTTTAATGCTCTCTAAATGCCTTCAG atgaATATGAAAAAAGGTACATTTATGTCAAGATTGCTGAAAATAATGTACATTTATTTGGTACTTACAATAACAGTGACACTAAACTTCTTACTAAAG ATGTTTGTTCCTCATAAAGAAAATGAGCATTTGCTGAAGTTCATTGAAGTAAAACTTGGCTTAAACACAACTAA GAATTTTACAATGAATTGGCTTCTTTGTCAAGAATCTCTTCAGGCACCCTCCCAAGACTTTTTTTTGCGACTAACACAGTCATCAGTGTTGCCTTTCTATATTTTAGTATTAATTATCTGCCTTTTTTCTGTAACTCAGGTCATTTTTAGGAGAATTTG TGGTGAACCACTGAAAGAGACAGTTAAACTTGAGGATGGTCGAATTGGAGAGAGGCCAGAAATAGTTTATCATGTAATTCACACAATTTTACTTGGTTGTCTAGCGATGTGTTTGGAAGG aatgaaatatctATGGACGCCTTATGTTTGCATGCTTGCTGCATTTGGTGTGTGCTCTCCTGAACTTTGGATGACACTTTTCAAGTGGCTTCGACTGAAAGCTGTGCACCCAATATTGCTG GCTCTTATTCTGAGTATGGCAGTTCCGACAATAATTGGATTCAGCTTGTGGAAAGAG TTTTTCCCTAGGATAATGACAGAGCTTTCAGAACTACAAGAATTCTATGATCCTGATACAGTAGAACTTATGACATGGATAAA ACGACAGGCTCCTGTGGCTGCTGTGTTTGCAGGCAGCCCACAGTTAATGGGTGTGATTAAGCTTTGTACCGGATGGATGGTGTCAAGCTTGCCTTTATATAATGATGATGATcttctaaaaagaaatgaaaat ATTTATCAGATCTATTCAAAGAGGTCAGCAGAAGATATTTATAAGATACTCACATCTTACAAAGCCAATTTTCTGGTTATTGAAGATTCAATTTGCAATGAAGTGGGACCTGTAAGAGGATGTAGAGTTAAAGATCTATTGGACATTGCTAATGGTCAT GTGGTTTGTGAGGAAGGTGACAGCTATGCCTACTCAAAATATGGACGATTTTGTCATGAAATCAAAATGAACTATTCTCCATATGTGAATTATTTTACTCGGGTATACTGGAATAGATCCTATTTTGTGTATAGAATCAACACTGTGATATCCTTCCAGTCGTGA